In Paraburkholderia aromaticivorans, a single window of DNA contains:
- a CDS encoding EAL domain-containing protein, with protein sequence MTRVKWTFRDRLTGWAFQRFSVYVAPFVIVLGSVAVMLWAPRQFDTTGTVTLSFPVIADPSATLSPAAAIARLRDTAPTTRFSTHLAETPFWFLLTAPALATDGATFIDLPSRHAETLSCWRTAPDLSLLGAGDRHGTSGEMRFNKAGFTLGLDEHVSHSQILCRGTFSGPAYITASASARDKLEVTTLDFHESASLITGGLLTLAIFVFVTAIINREWTYVIFAAWLVGNLRLSANAMGFDTEWMGWLIPPDHIALLREFTFAAYYVLTTTLFVELFRRELKAIGLRWSLHAVRYGGVVLMVAAFTLNYAHFIPVLWVSASFCILVLTYFLVQLFIKARSRTVLWYVASMAIVLLATLSQVLAAAFGVKALASAFTPVVTALSSSMLCAFAIAERMREERERRRQMQVELRNTYDVTPIGLFTLNGENCFVRANPALHSMLGLSPQHDGMHRWADYFAPGAERVLGELLAREDSASIEIEGAAGTETDTRRYSLRAIRANSFIEGSLEDVTDRSKAVERLHFLAEHDPLTGLLNRRGIEHAIGRQCDESGPWALAYLDLDRFKLFNDLFGHGTGDEILRHVATRLVERLGSHIPIGRIGGDEFVCVLANMAIDDAIARCRELVSALNAAPFQVGTRAFQVRGSIGVVECSQGERVPDALAFADRACRAAKRGGNARLVALRKGAQAFEERAAEINLIEALGQSRLPEGLFLVMQPIMSMRAPSEALDFEVLLRLRAPDGSVTTAAKVIAAAEDSGTIIQIDRWVLSTTLAWLSENRAALPNTSFVCVNLSGGSLNDELFLDELFTLFSRHKDVIHYLCIEITESVALHDLENTERFIARVHDMGAKIAIDDFGAGQTSLRYLKKLSADALKIDGEFVRTMCNHPADIAIVEAIIGLARNLGMRSIAEWVEDLETLRALNELGVDYVQGFAIAKPQEASDILAASSAASFVTNAELTRYLEAEHTPQAGDGHERMERENAV encoded by the coding sequence ATGACACGCGTGAAGTGGACGTTTCGGGACCGACTGACCGGCTGGGCTTTCCAGCGGTTTTCAGTATACGTAGCGCCATTTGTGATTGTGCTTGGCAGCGTCGCGGTCATGCTTTGGGCGCCGCGTCAGTTCGATACAACGGGAACAGTCACGCTCAGCTTTCCTGTGATTGCGGATCCGTCGGCAACACTGTCACCCGCCGCCGCCATCGCCCGCCTGCGCGATACCGCGCCCACCACACGTTTCAGCACCCATCTCGCGGAAACGCCATTCTGGTTCCTGCTCACGGCGCCTGCCCTGGCGACCGACGGCGCCACGTTCATCGACCTGCCGTCGCGGCACGCCGAGACGTTATCCTGCTGGCGGACAGCTCCCGACCTTTCGCTGCTCGGCGCGGGCGACCGCCACGGCACGAGCGGCGAGATGCGCTTTAACAAGGCCGGCTTTACGCTCGGCCTCGACGAGCATGTCTCCCATTCGCAAATCCTGTGCCGGGGCACCTTTTCCGGGCCCGCGTATATCACGGCCTCCGCATCGGCGCGTGACAAGCTCGAAGTAACAACCCTCGATTTCCACGAGAGCGCGTCGCTGATCACCGGCGGCCTGCTGACGCTGGCGATTTTCGTGTTCGTTACCGCAATCATCAATCGCGAATGGACTTACGTGATTTTTGCCGCATGGCTGGTCGGCAACCTTCGCTTGAGCGCCAACGCAATGGGCTTCGATACCGAATGGATGGGCTGGCTCATCCCACCCGACCATATCGCGCTCTTACGAGAATTCACGTTCGCCGCCTATTACGTGCTGACCACGACGCTCTTCGTAGAACTGTTTCGCCGCGAGCTGAAAGCCATCGGCCTGCGCTGGAGCTTGCACGCCGTCCGGTATGGCGGCGTCGTGCTGATGGTCGCCGCCTTCACGCTGAACTACGCGCACTTCATTCCGGTGCTGTGGGTAAGCGCCAGTTTCTGCATACTGGTGCTGACCTATTTCCTCGTGCAGTTGTTCATCAAGGCGCGCTCGCGCACGGTGCTCTGGTATGTCGCTTCGATGGCAATCGTGCTGCTCGCAACGTTGTCGCAAGTGCTCGCCGCCGCTTTCGGCGTGAAAGCATTGGCAAGCGCGTTCACCCCCGTAGTGACAGCGCTGTCATCGAGCATGCTTTGCGCGTTTGCGATTGCGGAACGCATGCGCGAAGAGCGCGAACGCCGCCGCCAAATGCAGGTCGAACTGCGCAACACGTACGACGTCACGCCGATCGGCCTTTTCACGCTGAACGGGGAAAACTGCTTCGTCCGCGCCAATCCCGCACTGCACTCGATGCTGGGCTTGTCCCCTCAGCACGACGGCATGCATCGCTGGGCCGACTATTTTGCCCCGGGCGCCGAGCGCGTCCTTGGTGAACTCCTCGCGCGCGAGGACTCGGCGTCGATCGAGATTGAGGGCGCAGCCGGCACGGAGACCGACACGCGGCGTTACTCACTGCGGGCGATTCGCGCGAACAGCTTCATCGAAGGCTCGCTCGAGGATGTGACGGACCGCTCGAAAGCAGTGGAGCGGCTGCACTTTTTGGCCGAACACGACCCCCTCACCGGTCTCCTGAACCGTCGCGGCATCGAGCATGCAATCGGCCGGCAATGTGACGAAAGCGGCCCGTGGGCACTTGCGTATCTCGACCTCGACCGCTTCAAGCTGTTCAACGACCTGTTCGGCCACGGAACCGGCGACGAAATATTGCGCCATGTCGCCACGCGCCTCGTCGAGCGCCTTGGCTCGCACATCCCGATTGGGCGCATCGGTGGTGACGAATTCGTGTGCGTACTCGCGAACATGGCCATCGACGATGCCATCGCGCGCTGCCGGGAACTCGTCTCGGCGTTGAACGCCGCGCCATTTCAGGTCGGCACACGAGCGTTTCAGGTCCGGGGATCGATCGGCGTGGTCGAGTGCTCGCAAGGTGAACGGGTACCGGACGCCCTCGCCTTTGCCGACCGCGCGTGTCGCGCCGCCAAGCGCGGCGGCAATGCGCGGCTTGTCGCGCTGCGCAAGGGAGCGCAAGCCTTCGAGGAGCGCGCCGCCGAGATCAATCTGATCGAGGCGCTGGGACAGAGCCGGCTGCCCGAGGGGCTTTTCCTCGTCATGCAACCCATCATGTCGATGCGCGCACCATCAGAAGCCCTTGACTTCGAAGTGCTGCTGCGGCTGCGCGCGCCGGACGGCTCGGTGACGACAGCCGCGAAAGTGATCGCCGCCGCCGAGGACTCCGGCACGATCATTCAGATCGACCGCTGGGTGCTCTCGACGACGCTTGCCTGGCTTAGCGAAAACCGCGCGGCTCTCCCCAACACCAGCTTCGTCTGCGTGAACCTGAGCGGGGGGTCGCTCAACGACGAACTCTTTCTCGACGAGCTATTCACCCTGTTCTCGCGTCACAAGGACGTCATCCATTACCTGTGCATCGAAATCACCGAAAGCGTCGCGCTGCACGATCTCGAGAATACAGAGCGATTCATCGCGCGCGTGCACGACATGGGCGCAAAAATCGCGATCGACGATTTCGGCGCGGGTCAGACATCCTTACGTTATCTGAAGAAGCTGTCGGCCGATGCATTAAAGATCGACGGCGAGTTTGTGCGCACGATGTGTAACCACCCGGCCGACATCGCGATCGTCGAGGCAATCATCGGCCTCGCACGCAATCTCGGCATGCGCAGTATTGCGGAATGGGTGGAAGACCTCGAAACCTTACGCGCGCTGAATGAACTGGGCGTCGACTATGTGCAGGGCTTTGCGATCGCGAAACCGCAAGAGGCCAGCGACATTCTCGCGGCATCTTCCGCCGCCAGCTTCGTGACTAACGCCGAGCTCACGCGCTATCTGGAGGCAGAGCACACTCCGCAAGCCGGCGATGGCCACGAGCGCATGGAGCGCGAAAACGCAGTCTGA
- the istB gene encoding IS21-like element helper ATPase IstB — translation MTKAEHTTMHQRKPAIDTLPAQLTELHLSYVLQHYEALAGDAGAQHWSHVDYLAHLIEGEAHRREDRSIARRIALARFPILKTLDQFEWSWPTHINRLQIQNLFRLNFIEESANVIFLGGVGLGKSHLSIALGHTACLRGYPVLFANAVDIINSVNAAYAHGGLKRELRRYVKPRLLIVDELGYLPIDKQGADALFQIISQRYEKSATIINSNRAFKHWAEIFNHDTTLTSALLDRILHHAETVVIEGKSYRMKDQIDPDPAA, via the coding sequence ATGACGAAAGCTGAACACACCACCATGCACCAGCGCAAACCCGCCATCGATACGTTGCCTGCACAACTCACGGAACTACACCTGAGCTACGTGCTGCAACATTACGAGGCACTGGCTGGCGACGCGGGCGCGCAGCACTGGTCGCATGTCGACTATCTGGCCCACCTGATCGAGGGCGAAGCGCATCGTCGCGAGGATCGTAGTATCGCCCGGCGCATCGCCCTGGCCCGTTTCCCGATACTCAAGACGCTCGACCAGTTCGAATGGAGCTGGCCCACCCACATCAACCGGCTGCAGATCCAGAACCTGTTCCGGCTGAACTTCATCGAAGAGTCGGCTAACGTGATCTTCCTCGGCGGCGTCGGGCTCGGCAAGAGTCACCTGAGTATTGCGCTCGGACATACCGCGTGCCTGCGCGGCTACCCGGTGCTCTTCGCTAACGCGGTGGATATCATTAACTCGGTGAACGCCGCCTATGCGCATGGCGGCCTCAAACGCGAATTGCGCCGCTACGTCAAACCGCGCCTGCTTATTGTCGATGAACTGGGATATTTACCCATCGATAAACAGGGTGCCGACGCGCTGTTCCAGATCATCAGTCAACGATATGAAAAGAGCGCAACCATCATCAACTCCAATCGTGCCTTTAAACACTGGGCTGAGATCTTCAACCACGACACCACGCTCACCTCCGCGTTGCTCGATCGCATCCTTCATCACGCCGAGACTGTCGTCATCGAAGGCAAAAGCTATCGGATGAAAGACCAGATCGACCCTGATCCTGCCGCTTGA
- the istA gene encoding IS21 family transposase: MLDYETYCRIRDCHDRQHLTITQTARALGLHAQTVAKWIRAGAYQPRRSPRRASRLDPFKAQVVRWLDAHPYSVQQVFQRLREAGFEGGYTIVRDYVSAIRPPRHEAFLKLAFTPGECAQIDWGEYGTIDVGSTRRRLSFFVMVLCYSRLMYVEFTVSQTMEHFLACHEHAFAAFHGCPARVMVDNLKSAVLQRLVGEAPVFNPRYLDAARHWGFDIVACNVGKGNEKGRVENGVGYVKKNLLNGLELAGFSAINPAAQLWLETIANVRIHGETHQRPVDLFAAEQAHLKPLNPSAYDVARIVTVRASKQFRVALDTNHYSVPARYASARVTLKAYPERVCIYHDNQLIARHVRSYDRHQDIEDPEHPKALLAQRRNAREQRLMMQFLKLGPHAQAYYDGLDQRRTNARQHVRKIIALSEIYGVEAVGRAMRDGLAFHAFSCEYIANILEMKARQIPEVGALHLVRHQDLLDIELAQPDLSHYGPEEPHDES, translated from the coding sequence ATGCTTGATTACGAGACGTACTGCAGGATCCGCGACTGCCATGACCGGCAGCATCTGACGATCACGCAGACGGCGCGCGCGCTCGGGCTGCATGCGCAAACGGTGGCGAAATGGATCAGGGCGGGCGCGTATCAGCCGCGCCGCTCGCCACGGCGCGCGAGCCGGCTCGATCCGTTCAAGGCGCAGGTGGTTCGCTGGCTCGATGCGCATCCGTATAGCGTTCAGCAGGTCTTCCAGCGCCTGCGCGAAGCGGGCTTCGAAGGCGGCTACACGATTGTGCGCGACTATGTGAGCGCAATCCGCCCACCGCGACACGAGGCGTTCCTGAAACTTGCCTTCACTCCCGGGGAGTGTGCCCAGATTGATTGGGGCGAATACGGCACGATTGATGTGGGCTCGACGCGCCGGCGACTGTCGTTCTTCGTCATGGTGCTGTGCTATAGCCGCCTGATGTATGTCGAATTCACCGTGTCGCAGACGATGGAGCACTTCCTCGCATGCCATGAGCACGCGTTCGCAGCCTTCCATGGTTGCCCGGCCAGGGTGATGGTGGACAATCTGAAGTCAGCGGTACTGCAGCGCCTGGTGGGCGAGGCGCCGGTGTTCAATCCGCGCTATCTGGATGCGGCGCGTCACTGGGGATTCGACATCGTGGCCTGCAATGTAGGAAAAGGCAACGAAAAAGGACGGGTCGAAAATGGTGTAGGTTACGTCAAGAAAAATCTCCTCAACGGGCTTGAGCTCGCCGGGTTCAGCGCGATCAACCCCGCGGCCCAGCTCTGGCTCGAGACCATCGCCAATGTGCGTATACACGGTGAGACGCACCAGCGCCCCGTCGATCTGTTTGCAGCCGAGCAGGCGCATCTGAAACCGCTGAATCCATCAGCCTACGATGTCGCACGCATTGTGACGGTGCGTGCCAGCAAGCAGTTTCGCGTGGCGCTGGACACCAACCATTATTCCGTGCCGGCCCGGTATGCGAGTGCGCGTGTGACGCTCAAGGCATATCCCGAGCGGGTCTGCATCTACCACGACAACCAGCTGATCGCCCGACATGTGCGAAGCTACGATCGCCATCAGGATATTGAGGATCCCGAACATCCCAAGGCACTGCTCGCACAACGCCGCAATGCCCGGGAACAGCGGCTGATGATGCAGTTCCTGAAACTGGGCCCGCATGCCCAGGCCTATTACGACGGACTCGATCAACGACGTACCAATGCGCGACAGCACGTGCGAAAGATCATCGCATTAAGCGAGATCTACGGCGTCGAGGCGGTCGGGCGTGCCATGCGTGATGGGCTTGCGTTTCACGCCTTCAGTTGCGAGTACATCGCCAACATTCTGGAGATGAAAGCCCGGCAGATTCCCGAAGTCGGCGCGCTGCACCTGGTCCGCCATCAGGATCTGCTGGACATCGAACTCGCGCAACCGGATCTCTCGCACTACGGACCGGAGGAGCCCCATGACGAAAGCTGA